In a genomic window of Urocitellus parryii isolate mUroPar1 chromosome 11, mUroPar1.hap1, whole genome shotgun sequence:
- the LOC144249153 gene encoding PRAME family member 12-like has translation MQTPKNEQRTPPTLQELAGRSLLKDKSRATLALEDLPIQLFPPLFMEAFSGGHTEQGGGGEALAMLSPTWEGLPDVEVLVAAVLTPEGGCACPSLSWYRRWKLQVLDLRNVHGNFWRMWSGAEVDACSPGVMKERQTVKASPDTGPTLPLKVLVNLCFQRRSLNAFYSFLFRWVDERKGLIQLCCKKLQMCPLPVRTIEKILERLDLDFIQQLDVQCLWSLSTLATFATYWGQMSNLRQLFFSQVYVSACASQEERDQLMDDITSQFAKMDSLRRLYLDGVFLLEGRLCQVLRLLKTPLETLSITDCLLSDPDWNDLSGSPNLDQLIHLTLWGSKLTSFSPEPLVILLENAAATLETLNLQDCGITNSQLQAILPVLSCCSQLRVLSFNGNDISMSVLSNLLLHTSRLTRLSLEKYPAPLESYDAQGAIHPGRLFQLIDELMEILRDEQGAFREVIQENGIRKEIRKDIREIMKEKVRGKKMRGFNRMSIRMVPTLQDLVIQKVQHKEALPIPNLEYLPRVLILQL, from the exons ATGCAGACTCCAAAGAATGAGCAGCGGACCCCACCCACACTGCAGGAGCTGGCAGGGCGCAGCCTCCTGAAGGACAAGTCCAGGGCCACCCTAGCTCTGGAGGACCTGCCCATAcagctcttcccaccactcttcaTGGAGGCCTTCAgcgggggacacactgag caaggGGGGGGTGgagaggccttggccatgctgagccccaCCTGGGAGGGGCTTCCAGATGTGGAGGTGCTTGTGGCAGCTGTGCTGACCCCTGAAGGAGGTTGTGCTTGCCCCTCCCTCAGCTGGTACAG gaggtggaaactgcaggtgctggatTTGCGGAATGTTCATGGGAACTTCTGGAGGATGTGGTCTGGAGCCGAGGTTGATGCCTGCTCACCAGGAGTCATGAAGGAGAGGCAAACAGTGAAGGCCTCTCCAGACACAGGGCCTACTCTGCCCTTGAAGGTGTTAGTAAACCTGTGCTTCCAGCGAAGATCCCTGAATGCATTCTACTCCTTCCTCTTTCGCTGGGTGGATGAGAGGAAGGGTCTGATACAATTGTGCTGCAAGAAGCTGCAGATGTGCCCTTTGCCTGTCCGTACCATTGAGAAGATCTTGGAGAGGTTGGATCTGGACTTCATCCAGCAGTTGGACGTGCAGTGTCTCTGGAGCCTGTCCACCTTGGCTACTTTTGCTACCTATTGGGGCCAGATGAGCAACCTGAGGCAGCTCTTCTTCTCCCAAGTCTATGTGTCTGCCTGTGCTTCCCAGGAGGAGAGAGATCAGTTGATGGATGACATAACCTCACAGTTTGCCAAGATGGACAGCCTCCGGAGGCTGTACCTGGATGGTGTCTTCCTCCTAGAAGGCCGTCTGTGCCAGGTGCTCAG GCTCCTGAAGACCCCCCTGGAGACCCTCTCAATAACCGACTGCCTGCTCTCAGATCCAGACTGGAATGATCTGTCGGGGTCTCCAAACCTCGACCAGCTAATACACCTGACGCTGTGGGGCAGCAAATTGACGAGTTTCAGTCCTGAGCCCCTCGTAATTCTGCTAGAGAATGCTGCAGCCACCCTTGAGACCCTAAACTTGCAGGACTGTGGGATCACCAACTCCCAGCTCCAGGCCATCCtgcctgtcctgagctgctgctcCCAGCTCAGGGTCTTGAGCTTCAATGGGAATGACATCTCCATGTCGGTCCTGAGCAACCTGCTGCTTCACACTTCCAGGCTGACCCGGTTGAGCCTAGAGAAgtaccctgcccctctggagagctatgatgccCAGGGTGCCATCCACCCGGGGAGACTTTTCCAACTCATCGATGAGCTGATGGAGATACTGAGGGAT gaacagggggcttttagaGAGGTGATTCAAGAAAATGGGATTAGGAAGGAGATCAGGAAGGACATCAGGGAGATCATGAAAGAGAAGGTTAGAGGAAAGAagatgcgggg ATTCAACAGGATGAGCATCAGGATGGTACCCACACTCCAGGACCTGGTGATACAGAAAGTACAGCATAAGGAGGCCTTGCCCATCCCCAATCTGGAGTACCTACCCAGGGTGCTCATCCTGCAGTTGTAA